From Nitrososphaerales archaeon:
ATCGAGAACTATCGTAAGTAAAAGAGCAGGTATACTTGAAGATGTAAGGGAGGTATTGAACCCTAATTTTTTGGCCTTCCTCACGATCATCGGTATATTCTCGATCGGTGCCTTTAACTTCTCATTCATACTCATAAAGGCTGGTGAGCTCGGGATTGAGGAAAACTTCATCCCATTGATATACATGGTGATGAATATTACCCATACATGTGTAGGCTTCCCATCAGGGGTCCTTGCCGATAGGATCGGTAGAGAGAGAGTACTCGTGTTAGGTTTTGGAGCCTTCCTCCTTTCATCATCACTAGCCATGGTTTTAAGAGATAGTTACGTATATGCATATCTGATCGCAGCGATATACGGAGTATATACGGGCATCGTCGAAACGGTTCAGAGGGCTCTGGTACCAAAATACTCACCAGAACATCTGAGGGGGACTGCTTACGGACTGTTCAACCTCTTCATAGGTTTATGCTTCCTTATAGCGAATTCCGTCTTCGGTATGCTTTGGGAGTACTTAGGGAGTATGGTAGCGTTTGGTTACAGCATATTTACATCACTTACGGCGATATTCATGATGGTCATATTTTTATCAAAATCGAAGAATGGATAAGCTAATTTTAGCCCATCCAACCTCAAATAACTCTATAATAGGGAAGGTTTGAATGAATCGGATTGGGATCTTCATACTTCATCTAATGAATCGAATCAGTGTCGGATTTTTTAAGAAAAAATAATTTTTTCCGCGCACATGACACTAGCATCCTACACTTTTCCTCGATCTAATTCACATCATGGTGTATTGGTGTACGAATCTAACCATGAAGCCTTAGCTATTAGACTCATACGCATATATGGATGATTTGGCGATATAGGTTAAACTTTTAATAATGAATAGATCTAACCAATTAGAAGCTTTATAGTATCTAACTTCGGGGTGGCTTATCATGAGTGAGGATGTAGAAAGAGTAGAAGAATCGGTCGAATCGGTATCGGTAAGTAGTACGGATGAGAAGAAGGTTCCTAAAAAGGTGAAGAGTACGAATGAGCCTCCAGTGGCTAAGGTAATATGTAGAGATTCACATGGGATTAAATTCAGAGTGGGTCGAGGGTTCTCACTCTTAGAACTTAAGGAGGCAGGTCTATCGATAGAAGATGCGCGAAGGATGAACTTGAGGATAGATCTTAGAAGGAAGACGATGCATAAAGAGAATATCGATCTGATCAAGGATTGGCTTCATTCTCAATCGAAGTTGAAGGAAAAAGATTCTTGAAATTCGTGATGAATATGTAAAGTTTTATGTAAAGTTTAAAGTTATAAGAGTTTATCTATTTAATACTATGGGGTTTTATGATGAGTATGAATAGGTATGTGAGAAGGACGATACAAGAAAATTTGAGGAAGTACGTAGGAGGGGAGCAAAAGGTTCCAAGAGGAGCGATAAAACTCAATCAAAATGAGAATGAGTATCCTACATCACCACACGTCATTTCAACCCTGATTAATTACTTGCAGAATAACGATCTTCGGCGTTACCCGGAGCAAGATAGTGAAACTTTGAAAGAGAGGTTGGCACGCTACTACAACGTAAAGTATGAACAGATAACGATCGGTAATGGTTCAGATGAGGTGATCGCTACCGCTTTTAAGACCGTATTGGAGAAGGGGGACCTTGTAGTCTCTACAAACCCGACCTACGGTATGTTCAAAATATACGCGATCGAATCTGATGCAAAGTATTGTGAAGTAGATTTGAACGAGGATTATACACTACCGGTCGATAAATTGATCGCTATGAAGGGGAGGCTTACAGCGATCGCGAACCCAAATAGCCCCACCGGTGTATTCACGGAGGTATCGAAATTGGACGATCTCGCAAAAGGCCTGCGGGACTCAAATGGTGTATTATTGATCGATGAAACCTACGCAGATTTTGCTAGGGATAATGCGTTAAGGCTCATCAATAAATACGATAATGTGATCATCGTGAGGACTTTTTCGAAGTCATTCTCATTAGCCGGTATTAGAGTCGGTTTTGGTATCGGTAATGAAGATTTGATCGCATGGATGGAGGCAGTTAGGAATCCATACACGATAGGTACTCTACACCAGATCGCTGCGATCGCGGCCTTGGAAGATGTTGCATATATGAAGAAGAATGTTGAGCGAATAATCGAGGAGAGGGAGTTGTTAAAAAGAAGGTTAAAGGAGCTTGGATTTTACGTATACCCATCGGAGGGTAACTTCGTCTTTATCAGATGTAAAACGCCCGATGATGCGAAGTATATCGTCGATTGCCTTAAGAGTAAAAATATCTATGTAAGATACTTTGGGGATAACCCGAAGATAGCAGATTCTATCAGAATTACAGTAGGTACTCATGAGATCAATGAAAGGCTTATAGATGCGTTGAAAGAGTGTCTTCAATCTTCAAAATAAAAGCAAAAAGCAAAAAATAGAATAGAATATAAATTAGAATAATTTTTCATTTTTCAGGTCCATTCGATTTATCCTATTTTACCAGAAAGTATATGAAGATTGAAATGTTAGCTATAGATGATGGTAGAAATCGAATTACTATTCGATGATGGGATAAAGGTCGATGGAGAGTTAGATGAAAGTAAGAACCCCATCACGACAAGAGCAATTGTGAATGCTTTACCGATCGAAAGTAGAGCGAATCGGTGGGGCGATGAAATATACTTCTCTACACCAGTGAATGTAGGCGAAGAGAATGCCCAAGAAGAGGTTCGGGTTGGTGATATCGCCTACTGGCCTCCGGGTAAAGCCCTCTGTATCTTCTTCGGCCCAACACCGGTGAGTAGAGGTAGCGAACCGAGGGCAGCGAGCCCCGTAAATGTGATAGGAAGGGTAAAGGGGGATTTGACCTTGCTGAAGAAGGTTAAGAATAGATCGAAGGTGATCGTGCGTATAAAGGGAGAGGCCCGATAAGATGGAGATATAAGTCAGTAAAAACTCAGTAATTAATGATGTTTTTTAGACTTGACGCTCTAAACATCTGGAGGAATCATGAAGTACGGGAGAGGCTCGATTGGTACTATCAAGTAATGTGTGATGTAAAGCCAGCAAAGTTTCTGATCTGCAAGAGGTTACCATCCGATCTGGATCTAAATAACTCGAGTGAAGATGAATTATGGAGGGAGCATGAAAGGTTATCGAATACCTTTCGGGAGATCTTCAATAAGATCAAGTCAAATACGATGAGGCTCGATGAAATGGGCATACCTTCACAGAACTTCCTCGATTTAAAGGCTGAATTGTTGAAGAGAATCATAACACATTGCCACCTCTGTGAGTGGAGGTGTGGTGTAAATAGAGTAGAGGGTAAGAAGAAGGGTACTTGCAAGTTAGATTCATCAACGAGGGTATCTACATGGTTCCACCATTACGGTGAAGAGCCCCCTCTCGTAGGTACTGGTGGCTCGGGCACGATCTTCTTTACTGGATGTACATTTCGATGCTGCTTCTGTCAAAATTGGGATATATCACAAGATCCATTTAATGGAGCTGAAGTGGATGGGAAGAAGTTAGCGATCATCATGAAGAATTTGAGAGAAGAAGGGGCACATAACATAAATTTTGTGGGTGGAGAGCCTACGATGCATCTGCACACCATAATGGACGGCATGAGGATGTTAAATGTGAATGTACCTATGTTATGGAATAGCAATATGTACTGTAGTTTAGAAGTAATGAAGATACTCATCGATGTTATAGATATATGGCTTCCAGACTTTAAGTATGGGAATGATTCTTGTGCGCTCCGGCTTTCAAAAGTGCCCAAATATTTCTCCATAGTATCTCGAAACCACTCAATAGCACAGGAGCATGGAGATATGATCATCAGACACCTCGTCCTACCGAACCATGTAGAATGTTGTACGAAGCCCATTTTAGAATGGATTTCGAAGAATTGTAAGAGAGCTCTGGTAAATATCATGGCCCAATACCATCCCGACTACTTAGTTCTATCACAACCATCTCAATATCCAGAGATCTGCCGTAGACCGAGTGGTGATGAAATGAGAGAGGCATACAAGTATGCAAAGGAGCTCGGCTTAGTCTATGAGCCAGTATCATAATTACCCTTAAAGGGCATGGTAGAGGTAAAGTATGAATCGAGCTAGTAAATCATGCCATATTTGTGGTAAATCGGGAGTAATTTCAAGAGCGATAAGTGTATGTGTATCATGTATACGTGAAGGTAAGGATGAGATATACAATATAGCTCAAAAAGTTCATCGGAGGGTAAGGGAGGTTTATGGGCTCCCACCTGAACCTCCTAAGGATCCCGATGGTATACCTTGTGCTGTATGTAGTAATAGATGTGTCATCGGTCAGGGCCGAATGGGTTACTGTGGACTTCGAATGAACGATCAAGGAAAGTTACACTCACTCAGCAAGCCAGATAGAGCCATTTACTACGCATACCTTGATCCACATATTACAAATTGTTGTGCTGCATGGTTCTGCCCAGCCGGCACTGGTTTGGGTTATCCAAGATTCGCCCGTAGAAGAGGGCCCGAGTATGGCTATTACAACCTTGCTATCTTCTTCTATGGGTGTAACTTTGACTGTCTATTCTGCCAAAATTCTTCACATAAAGATCTTCATGCAGAGCCTCAGCATTCTATGCACGATCTGATCGATCGTACACTCAATAATGATAAAATTACATGCTGGTGCTTCTTTGGGGGTTCGCCCGAACCTCAACTCCCCTTTGCAATAAATACATCCAGGAAGCTTTTAGAAACGATCCATCGAGATAGAGTGATGAGGATCTGCTTTGAATGGAATGGTTGTGGGAATAGTCATCTTGTAAGGAGGGCAGCAGAAATCTCCTATCTCACAGGCGGGAATATCAAATTCGATCTGAAATGCTGGGATGAAAATTTGAGTTATATTCTTTGCGGGGTATCGAATAAGGTTGCGTATAAAAACTTTGAGATGATCGCGAATGAATTTAAGATAGATGGTGACCATCCTCCCGTGTTATGCGCCACTACACTACTGGTGCCAGGTTATGTAGATGAAGTAGAGGTTGAAAATATATCGAAGTTTATAGCTGGAATAGACCCACAGATTCCTTACAGCCTTCTCATCTTTCACCCAGACTTTGTAATGAACGATCTCCCGATAACGCCCTTTGAGCAAACCGTTAAATGTTATAAAGTAGCGAGGAAGTACCTTCAGAATGTATATATAGGGAATCTTCATCTTTTGGGCTTTCGTAGTATGAATGAGTTTTTATCCTCGATCTAATGAGCATGATTTTGAATGGAGAAAATATTAATTAGATCGTGATCGGACTCAAAGGTTATGAATGATCTTGATAAAGTTTGGCTCGATGTGCTCATCATCGGTGGTGGTGCAGCAGGGCTTAGAGCAGCCATCGAAGCTAAAAAGGTAGTCGATAGGGTCGCATTAGTTTGTAAAGGTTCGGCTGGAAGGAGTGGTGCGACGGTGGTATCTGAAGGAGGGATCAGTGCCGCTCTTAATTCTCAAGGGGATGATCCAGAGGAGCATTTTAAGGATACTATGGATGGAGGCTATTGGTTGAATGATGAGCGATTGGTAAGGGTCTTTGTGAATGAAGCTCCAATAAGACTTATCGAATTGGAAGAGTTGGGCATACCTATCAAAAGGAATGGTAAAGGATTTATGCAATCTCTTGTCGCTGGCCATAGGTATCCCAGATCTTATAGGCCCATGGGTGCGGATATGATGGCTGGTAGAATTTTGAGTACAAAATTAAGAGATTACGCTGAGAGAATCGGTGTAGAGATTTACGATCGCCACTTTGCTTTTTATCTTTTATGTGAGGATGGTAAGGTATATGGGGCTTTAACACTCGATCTAAATTCTAACACCTTTAGAGCATTCTGTGCCAAAGCGACCGTATTGGCTACTGGTGGTGGTGGATGGCTTTATCAACATACTACGAACCCAATAGGGGTTACTGGAGATGGGTATTCGATGGGTTTGAGGGCCGGGGCTGAATTAAGAGATATGGAGTTTGTTCAATTTTATCCGATATTTTGCATAAAACCATCCAAATTACTCATTTCAGCCACGGTCTTCAGCTATGGAGCCAGATTGTTGAATATTTTCAAGGAGCCATTCATGAGAAATTACGATAAGAGGGCTGATATGGCTACCAGAGATGTGATGGCGAGGGCCATCTTTTCAGAAGTGATGGAGGGCAGGGGTGTAGAAGGAGGCGTTTACTTAGATTTTACAGGTATGCCAAGGGAGTCGATCGAAGAACGGTATCCCTCTTACCTTAATCTCTTTCTCAAAAGAGGTATAGATATTCGCAAGGAGTTTATAATCGTTACACCAGCTGCACACTTCTTTATCGGAGGGTTGAAGATCGATGAATGGTGCCGTACAAATTTGAAAGGGCTCTTCGCCGCTGGTGAAGTGGCTGGGGGTCTGCATGGGGCGAATAGGATCGGTGGTAATGCGTTGGCCGAAGCTTTGGTGTTTGGGTTTAGAGCGGGTATTAAAGCAGCTGAATATTCGATGAGTACCGAGCTTCATTCACCCGATAATAGCATTAAAGAAGGTGTGGATTGGCTAAAAACACTTACCGGTAATAGAAGTGTGGATCTATCAAGGGTTGAAATTAGGATAAGGGAGGTAGCTTGGAACGGTTTGGGGATTGTAAGGAGTAAAGAGGGAATAGAAAGGGCTTTAGAAGATTTAATGGATATAAGAGAGGAGGTTAGGGAGGTTTCGGTAAGAGGTTTTAAGGATCTTGTCAAGTTATTGACGCTACACTTCATGATAGATACAGGCCGATTGGTGGGTGAAGGAGCTTTAGTTAGGGAAGAGAGTCGAGGTGCTCACTTTCGAATCGATCATCCTGAAAGAAGTGATAAATGGTTTGGAAATATCTTGTTAAAGATAGAGGGTGAAAAATTGAAGAGAGAATTCCGTCCATTACGCTTAGATTAGAGGTGAAAAGAGTTGGTAATGATAATGAAGTTATTACATAAGGAGATATACTTTCAAACTATCGATGATCTTGACCTTTCTCCAACCACTTCATAATTTGTTTATCGAGCGGCATATGCTTTCTACGGATAGATCTTCGATACGTTGAGCGTGGCCCGATGAGTTTGTAAGCCTTTTCTGCAAGCCTATTCGCCTCTCCCAATTTAAACCTATCCCATCCTCGATAATGTTTGAAGGTGCGTAGCCTTATCCATTCGGGTGTGAAGTCTGATAATGAATCGGGAGGTATACAGATACAGACTACGTCCAACGCTCGATGAAGGCTGAGAGGGCATGTAAATAGCCTCTGTGGATCGATATTATTCTCGACTTTTAGATTTATAGCGTTATACTTTAAAGCTATATTCATTATTGAGCCTTGAAGCTTCATCCTTACATACTCCACTATAGAGTAAGCAAGATCAAGAGGGTGTGTTTCTGGGCTCGAGTTTAATGAGATAGCATTTTGGTGAAGGTGTACATGGCAGCCCTCTCCAGACCACTTCACAATGATAGAATCTTCAATACCTTCATCCCTTAGAAACGATAGTATACTCTTTACTACTTCGATCGTCGCCTCCCACTTATCTAACGTGTTATCAATATCCCACGTCGCGGTACATGAGATTATATTCGATAGATCTCTTAAATCATCGTAATCTGTAAGATGTTTATAGATATTCGCTGTAGCGTAGATTGTACGAGGTAAGAATGTTGCGTAATCCTCAAATATCTTCAACATATCTTCTCTACACTCGATCTTTAAAGGCCTCTTCCCTTTTGAATACCTGAATAGTGTTGGTATTCCATCGAGCCCACGTAAACAATATATACCAACCCATCGACCCTTCGCATAACGAGTAATTTCGCTCTGAACGAGCTCGGATGAATAATGCTCTTTTACTTCATTGGAATTCATCCAACCTCTGCCTCTTTCCTCTCTTTCGCTCTTTTAATCTTCTCGATAACTTCTCTCGGTAGGGTGATATCTTCCTTTCTCTCCTCCAATGAACCTAAAATTACAAGCCCTTTACCATCCACAATATCGATCTCAAACATATTTAGACTATGAGGTGTCTGTCTCATCTTCTCTACCAATAAATACCTCTTTAACACACCACTCTTTACCGCTCTTCGGAATCTGATTATACCATCAGCGATATGCTCCACCCCCCAACCGAAGGCTTCCGAAGTACTGATCGCATATTGAGAGGTAGCAAATACCGTCAAATCCCATTTAAAGAAGACCTTCTTCACAAAGTATGAATATCGTCTGGCCATGGCGGGTTTATCGAGCCAAAAGGCCGATAGAGAGTCTACAACCAACCTAGCCCTACCATAACCTAAGGCCTTCTTCGCCTCGATCACTTTATTTACCAATTCTTCTACATCTAAACTCTTTAAAGACCATTGATCATCTTTACCCATCAACGCATCGATCATGATCAACCTTTTCTCATCGATCGCTTTCTTAAAGTCAAAATTGAACTGAGATGCCTGTCTTATAATCGAATCTACACTCTCTTCAGTAGATACATAAATGCACCGATCATCACACCTTACACCTTCATTTATGAAAGAGATGCAACAGATCGTCTTCCCAGTTCCGGGCTCGCCTGTAATAGCAACGAAGAAGCCCCTTGGTACACCCCCGCCTAAAATTCGATCTAGTTCCCTTATACCCGTCGAGAGCCTCTCTATCTCTTCCACTATCCTTCCTCACCTTATCACATATACACAATTAGCTTAAAGTTAAATTTTTAATACAGTAAAGTTTTTATAACACCGTTATAATATATTATAACGGTGTTATATGTCAAAAACCCAGGGTGAATTTATGGAATTATCGATTACTAAACAACGTTGCCCGATCTGCGGAAGAGGCCCTGTGATAATGGATGCTAACGAAGGAGAGGTTTTATGTAGTAATTGTGGATCTGTACTAAAGGACAGTCTTACCTACGATGACTTTGAACAAAGGGTCTTCTCTAGTGATGATAAAGAAAGCAGAGTGGGGCTACCTACATCGTTAGCGATGCATGACAGAGGGCTCGCTACCATGATAGGTAGTGATAATGAGGATGCTCTGGGCAAACCTTTTGAATTGAAGATGATGAAGAAGATCGAACGTATAAGGATTTGGGATAGAAGAAGTCAACTTCATGAAAATATCGATAGAAACCTTAAACAGGCCTTTACTGAACTTCGAAGGATGGTAGATCGATTGAACTTAAGCGGGATAGTGATGGAAAGGGCTGCATACATCTATAGGAAGGCGTTAAAATATGGCCTTTTGAAAGGCCGTTCCATCAACGAAATTATAACTGCATCACTGTACGCAGCTTGTAGAGAGTTAGGAATGAATCGGACTTTAAAGGATATAGCAAAGGTGAGCTTTCTAAAGAGGAAGGATATAGCAAGGTGTTACAGACTTCTTTTAAAAGAATTAGATTTAAGGATGCCACTATCAGACCCTATAGAGATTACTTCCAAGATAGCCAATGAAGCACAAATTTCTGAGAAGACAAGGAGGAGGGCCATCGAAATTATTAGAAGAGCAAAAGACTCAGGTGCCATTACAGGTAAAGATCCAAACAGCATCGCAGCCGCGGCACTTTACCTGGCTTGCAAACTTGAAAATGAATCAAAGACCCAAGAGGTTATAGCAAAAGCGTCAGGGGTTACCGAGGTAACGATTCGTAACAGATACAAAGCCTTAAAGAAGTTCGCTTAAATTAAACCGTAACGTAATCTTCGGAAGTATTTCACACCCTTTAATCTCTTTTATTCTCCTTAACATTTATTAATCAAAAAAGCTATAGAGAGGAAAATAGTACTTATTGATGGGCCAGTCGTCTAGCG
This genomic window contains:
- a CDS encoding MFS transporter — encoded protein: MAKRFQHTDRNVKNGFRNVFALGFVSFFTDFSTEMIQGILPIFIIKELNGTKMILGLIEGLGEAINYVMRMLSGIVSDRLGKRKVLIAIGYGLSTISKPFFAISQMWSDALLIRVSDRGGKGLRTAPRDALLSESIGDRDISKAFGIHRSLDQLGAIVGPLVTFILIPLFTLRTIFWLSFIPGFIAVSILLLFVKESRTIVSKRAGILEDVREVLNPNFLAFLTIIGIFSIGAFNFSFILIKAGELGIEENFIPLIYMVMNITHTCVGFPSGVLADRIGRERVLVLGFGAFLLSSSLAMVLRDSYVYAYLIAAIYGVYTGIVETVQRALVPKYSPEHLRGTAYGLFNLFIGLCFLIANSVFGMLWEYLGSMVAFGYSIFTSLTAIFMMVIFLSKSKNG
- a CDS encoding ribosomal protein L13e; protein product: MSEDVERVEESVESVSVSSTDEKKVPKKVKSTNEPPVAKVICRDSHGIKFRVGRGFSLLELKEAGLSIEDARRMNLRIDLRRKTMHKENIDLIKDWLHSQSKLKEKDS
- the hisC gene encoding histidinol-phosphate transaminase; the protein is MSMNRYVRRTIQENLRKYVGGEQKVPRGAIKLNQNENEYPTSPHVISTLINYLQNNDLRRYPEQDSETLKERLARYYNVKYEQITIGNGSDEVIATAFKTVLEKGDLVVSTNPTYGMFKIYAIESDAKYCEVDLNEDYTLPVDKLIAMKGRLTAIANPNSPTGVFTEVSKLDDLAKGLRDSNGVLLIDETYADFARDNALRLINKYDNVIIVRTFSKSFSLAGIRVGFGIGNEDLIAWMEAVRNPYTIGTLHQIAAIAALEDVAYMKKNVERIIEERELLKRRLKELGFYVYPSEGNFVFIRCKTPDDAKYIVDCLKSKNIYVRYFGDNPKIADSIRITVGTHEINERLIDALKECLQSSK
- a CDS encoding cyclophilin-like fold protein; amino-acid sequence: MMVEIELLFDDGIKVDGELDESKNPITTRAIVNALPIESRANRWGDEIYFSTPVNVGEENAQEEVRVGDIAYWPPGKALCIFFGPTPVSRGSEPRAASPVNVIGRVKGDLTLLKKVKNRSKVIVRIKGEAR
- a CDS encoding radical SAM protein translates to MMFFRLDALNIWRNHEVRERLDWYYQVMCDVKPAKFLICKRLPSDLDLNNSSEDELWREHERLSNTFREIFNKIKSNTMRLDEMGIPSQNFLDLKAELLKRIITHCHLCEWRCGVNRVEGKKKGTCKLDSSTRVSTWFHHYGEEPPLVGTGGSGTIFFTGCTFRCCFCQNWDISQDPFNGAEVDGKKLAIIMKNLREEGAHNINFVGGEPTMHLHTIMDGMRMLNVNVPMLWNSNMYCSLEVMKILIDVIDIWLPDFKYGNDSCALRLSKVPKYFSIVSRNHSIAQEHGDMIIRHLVLPNHVECCTKPILEWISKNCKRALVNIMAQYHPDYLVLSQPSQYPEICRRPSGDEMREAYKYAKELGLVYEPVS
- a CDS encoding radical SAM protein: MNRASKSCHICGKSGVISRAISVCVSCIREGKDEIYNIAQKVHRRVREVYGLPPEPPKDPDGIPCAVCSNRCVIGQGRMGYCGLRMNDQGKLHSLSKPDRAIYYAYLDPHITNCCAAWFCPAGTGLGYPRFARRRGPEYGYYNLAIFFYGCNFDCLFCQNSSHKDLHAEPQHSMHDLIDRTLNNDKITCWCFFGGSPEPQLPFAINTSRKLLETIHRDRVMRICFEWNGCGNSHLVRRAAEISYLTGGNIKFDLKCWDENLSYILCGVSNKVAYKNFEMIANEFKIDGDHPPVLCATTLLVPGYVDEVEVENISKFIAGIDPQIPYSLLIFHPDFVMNDLPITPFEQTVKCYKVARKYLQNVYIGNLHLLGFRSMNEFLSSI
- a CDS encoding FAD-dependent oxidoreductase, which codes for MNDLDKVWLDVLIIGGGAAGLRAAIEAKKVVDRVALVCKGSAGRSGATVVSEGGISAALNSQGDDPEEHFKDTMDGGYWLNDERLVRVFVNEAPIRLIELEELGIPIKRNGKGFMQSLVAGHRYPRSYRPMGADMMAGRILSTKLRDYAERIGVEIYDRHFAFYLLCEDGKVYGALTLDLNSNTFRAFCAKATVLATGGGGWLYQHTTNPIGVTGDGYSMGLRAGAELRDMEFVQFYPIFCIKPSKLLISATVFSYGARLLNIFKEPFMRNYDKRADMATRDVMARAIFSEVMEGRGVEGGVYLDFTGMPRESIEERYPSYLNLFLKRGIDIRKEFIIVTPAAHFFIGGLKIDEWCRTNLKGLFAAGEVAGGLHGANRIGGNALAEALVFGFRAGIKAAEYSMSTELHSPDNSIKEGVDWLKTLTGNRSVDLSRVEIRIREVAWNGLGIVRSKEGIERALEDLMDIREEVREVSVRGFKDLVKLLTLHFMIDTGRLVGEGALVREESRGAHFRIDHPERSDKWFGNILLKIEGEKLKREFRPLRLD
- a CDS encoding KaiC domain-containing protein; the protein is MEEIERLSTGIRELDRILGGGVPRGFFVAITGEPGTGKTICCISFINEGVRCDDRCIYVSTEESVDSIIRQASQFNFDFKKAIDEKRLIMIDALMGKDDQWSLKSLDVEELVNKVIEAKKALGYGRARLVVDSLSAFWLDKPAMARRYSYFVKKVFFKWDLTVFATSQYAISTSEAFGWGVEHIADGIIRFRRAVKSGVLKRYLLVEKMRQTPHSLNMFEIDIVDGKGLVILGSLEERKEDITLPREVIEKIKRAKERKEAEVG
- the tfb gene encoding transcription initiation factor IIB (stabilizes TBP binding to an archaeal box-A promoter; responsible for recruiting RNA polymerase II to the pre-initiation complex); translated protein: MELSITKQRCPICGRGPVIMDANEGEVLCSNCGSVLKDSLTYDDFEQRVFSSDDKESRVGLPTSLAMHDRGLATMIGSDNEDALGKPFELKMMKKIERIRIWDRRSQLHENIDRNLKQAFTELRRMVDRLNLSGIVMERAAYIYRKALKYGLLKGRSINEIITASLYAACRELGMNRTLKDIAKVSFLKRKDIARCYRLLLKELDLRMPLSDPIEITSKIANEAQISEKTRRRAIEIIRRAKDSGAITGKDPNSIAAAALYLACKLENESKTQEVIAKASGVTEVTIRNRYKALKKFA